One genomic segment of Chitinophaga sancti includes these proteins:
- a CDS encoding ABC transporter transmembrane domain-containing protein, with amino-acid sequence MKKKKKHADAPSPWQRLVRLLYHERTSINYIFIYAVLIGIIGLTLPLGTTAVYNLLSNGSMYSSTYILIAVVLTGIVIGGALLIGQLTLVEFLEQKIFAKAAMEFAYRLPRIKKEEINGEYPPELVNRFFDILTIQKGLTKLLVDIVAASVQIFFSAILLSFYHPVFMAVGLFAIAAIALVLVLYFRHGVNTSIDESGYKYELVAHLEEVASDLDTYRGHPEKMDQVCKTTDQITAKYLMARNDHFNVLKKFFVSSVALRTILMGGLLLMGSFFVVEREMTFGQFVAAEVIVVQISYAIEKLMTSLNTVFDMVTGAEKLAVVTDLEIEEDK; translated from the coding sequence ATGAAGAAGAAGAAGAAGCATGCGGATGCTCCGTCACCCTGGCAAAGGTTGGTGAGGTTGTTATATCACGAACGAACCTCTATCAATTACATTTTTATTTATGCCGTACTTATCGGCATCATTGGTCTCACGCTGCCGTTAGGAACAACGGCTGTCTATAACCTGCTATCCAACGGTTCTATGTATAGTTCTACCTATATCTTAATAGCGGTAGTACTGACAGGTATCGTGATTGGGGGGGCACTATTGATTGGACAACTGACGCTTGTTGAATTTCTTGAGCAGAAGATATTTGCCAAAGCGGCTATGGAGTTCGCGTATCGCCTGCCCCGTATCAAAAAGGAAGAAATAAATGGTGAATATCCACCAGAACTGGTGAACCGTTTCTTTGATATTCTAACTATACAAAAAGGCCTGACTAAATTGCTGGTAGATATTGTAGCTGCATCCGTCCAGATATTTTTCAGTGCCATACTCCTCTCCTTTTACCACCCTGTATTTATGGCGGTGGGGTTATTTGCTATTGCCGCCATCGCCCTGGTGCTCGTACTCTATTTCAGGCATGGGGTCAATACCAGCATTGACGAATCCGGCTATAAATATGAACTGGTCGCTCACCTCGAAGAGGTAGCTTCTGATCTTGACACCTACCGTGGTCATCCTGAAAAGATGGACCAGGTATGTAAAACCACAGACCAGATCACAGCGAAATATCTCATGGCCCGTAACGATCACTTTAATGTACTGAAGAAATTCTTCGTCAGTTCTGTAGCATTACGCACCATCCTGATGGGCGGACTGTTGCTGATGGGATCATTTTTCGTAGTAGAAAGAGAAATGACTTTCGGTCAGTTTGTAGCAGCAGAAGTGATCGTGGTACAGATTAGTTATGCTATTGAAAAACTGATGACTAGTCTGAATACAGTATTTGACATGGTAACCGGCGCAGAGAAACTGGCTGTAGTCACTGATCTTGAAATAGAGGAGGACAAATAA
- a CDS encoding sigma-54 dependent transcriptional regulator has protein sequence MKILIVEDEFIVANDLRLMLQKAGYTVVGIASGVVQARKLIESKQPDWILIDIILKGDLTGIDLARELMTQRLPFLFISANANQDILEAAKTTNPYGFLVKPFREKDLLVMLDIAFFRHELEARQQQPAILQDTGMVGRSKAFSNVLDHISKVAPSNTSVLITGESGTGKERVAAAIHRASSRSHQPMVTVNCAALPLSLVESELFGYERGAFTGANQQRIGKFEQANGGTVFLDEIGELPLEAQVKLLRVLQQREVERLGGQAIIPIDVRIITATNRNLEKEVAEGRFRLDLYYRLNVFPIDVPPLRERKEDIELLAYYFLEKFGKTVNKISTTVLRQMKEYPWPGNIRELEHLIERQVLLAEGSEITSIDLRSQPDITPVASSEVIKTMEEMEKEHIIRALRASHGKVSGAGGAAAALGIAAQTLFAKMKKFGIQQTYQ, from the coding sequence ATGAAGATATTGATTGTAGAGGACGAATTTATTGTAGCAAACGATTTGCGGCTGATGCTGCAGAAAGCAGGATATACGGTAGTCGGCATAGCATCGGGCGTGGTGCAGGCCCGCAAGCTGATTGAGAGCAAACAACCGGACTGGATACTGATAGATATTATACTCAAAGGTGATCTGACGGGCATTGATCTGGCGAGGGAACTGATGACACAGCGCTTACCTTTCCTGTTTATTTCAGCGAATGCAAACCAGGATATACTGGAAGCGGCTAAGACTACGAACCCGTATGGCTTTCTTGTGAAACCATTCAGGGAAAAGGATCTGCTGGTCATGCTGGATATTGCCTTCTTCAGACATGAATTAGAAGCCAGGCAACAACAGCCGGCAATACTACAGGATACAGGGATGGTAGGCCGGAGTAAAGCATTTTCGAATGTATTGGACCACATCAGCAAAGTAGCACCCAGCAATACTTCTGTGCTCATCACCGGCGAAAGCGGTACGGGCAAGGAAAGAGTGGCAGCGGCGATACATAGGGCTTCTTCCCGTAGTCATCAGCCAATGGTGACGGTAAACTGTGCAGCATTGCCTTTATCACTGGTAGAATCAGAGTTGTTTGGATATGAGAGAGGGGCTTTTACAGGTGCAAACCAGCAACGGATCGGGAAGTTTGAACAGGCAAATGGAGGTACCGTATTTTTAGATGAAATAGGTGAATTGCCCTTAGAAGCACAGGTGAAACTGCTACGGGTATTGCAGCAGCGGGAAGTGGAGCGATTAGGCGGACAGGCAATTATACCTATTGATGTGCGGATCATTACAGCTACAAACAGGAATTTGGAGAAAGAGGTTGCTGAGGGAAGATTCAGATTGGATCTGTATTACAGATTGAATGTATTTCCCATAGATGTGCCACCATTGCGGGAGCGGAAGGAGGATATAGAACTGTTAGCATATTATTTTTTAGAGAAGTTTGGTAAGACAGTCAACAAGATCAGCACAACTGTATTGCGGCAAATGAAGGAATATCCCTGGCCGGGAAATATCAGGGAACTGGAACACCTGATCGAAAGACAGGTATTGCTGGCAGAGGGATCGGAGATCACCTCGATTGATTTGCGGTCACAACCGGATATTACGCCAGTGGCTTCTTCGGAGGTGATCAAGACCATGGAGGAGATGGAAAAGGAGCATATTATCAGGGCACTGCGCGCCAGTCATGGCAAGGTGAGTGGTGCAGGAGGAGCTGCCGCAGCCCTGGGTATAGCTGCGCAGACCCTATTTGCCAAGATGAAGAAGTTTGGTATTCAGCAAACCTATCAATGA